Proteins encoded by one window of Aptenodytes patagonicus chromosome 9, bAptPat1.pri.cur, whole genome shotgun sequence:
- the LOC143164624 gene encoding uncharacterized protein LOC143164624 isoform X2: MSQHALPSGEDDEDDSDSDSDDDDVKVTIGNIKTGAPSYMGTPMNLNLKTGRGYGASASAKLQPKGIDLDAAGNINGLPVIEVDLDSFEDKPWRKPGADLSDYFNYGFNEETWKAYCEKQRRLQLGLDPAPPISTENKITVQQGRTGNAEKEVENNIIKTEFKTDFLALVGGRMKAGPPPNRKLGGTIDVIGGQAGTIRRVEGRRRDKHASEENPIQVLGDHGSKPQPPQQPQQPSQPQQPPQQQPFAPPAGPPPPPLAGPPPPHFLHPPPPVTSVPPPLHPPGLPPPGPIPGLFPPPLAPPPALLIPTLDGQPASYNNRQPPPFGYNSADSGFISYPPISTSHTPWVTTVDKGTSSSSSSHWEYSGSRRERERERERERERERDRDRTPTTSEYNNDDERYRYYSRERSYDFERDYRRSRDRSREREDRHRERRHRDKEESSKHKSSRRKQHESEEGESHRRHKHKKNKRSKEEKEASEDGAQEGEEQDAKE, encoded by the exons GGGAACTCCTATGAATCTAAACTTAAAAACGGGTAGAGGCTATGGAGCATCCGCTTCAg CCAAGTTGCAGCCCAAAGGTATTGACTTAGATGCCGCAGGGAATATAAATGGATTGCCTGTTATAGAAGTGGATTTAGATTCATTTGAAGACAAACCGTGGAGGAAACCAG GCGCTGATCTTTCTGATTACTTTAATTACGGATTCAATGAAGAAACGTGGAAAGCTTATTGTGAAAAGCAGCGACGGCTTCAGCTTGGACTGGATCCTGCTCCTCCCATCAGCACTGAAAATAAGATCACG GTTCAgcaaggaagaacaggaaatgctgaaaaagaagtggaaaacaaCATCATCAAAACAGAATTCAAAACAGACTTTTTGGCTCTGGTGGGAGGACGCATGAAGGCTGGGCCTCCTCCTAACAG GAAGCTGGGTGGGACAATTGATGTGATCGGTGGCCAGGCAGGCACAATTAGGAGAGTAGAAGGAAGACGTCGCGATAAGCATGCCTCTGAGGAAAACCCAATTCAG GTCCTTGGAGACCACGGAAGTAAGCCACAGcccccacagcagccccagcagccatcACAGCCCCAACAGCCACCTCAGCAACAGCCGTTCGCACCACCAGCAGGCCCACCGCCTCCCCCGCTCGCTGGGCCACCTCCACCACACTTCCTCCACCCTCCTCCACCAGTTACTTCTGTTCCACCTCCCCTGCATCCTCCAG GTCTGCCACCACCCGGTCCTATTCCAG GGTTGTTCCCGCCTCCTCTGGCACCACCACCAGCTCTCCTCATTCCAACCTTGGATGG ccagccagccagctacAATAATAGGCAGCCTCCTCCATTTGGCTACAACTCTGCAG ATTCAGGTTTCATCAGCTACCCACCCATCTCCACATCCCACACGCCCTGGGTGACGACGGTGGACAAAGGCACAAGCAGTTCCAGCAGCAGCCATTGGGAATACTCAGGCTCGAGGCGCGAGAGGGAGCGGGAACGTGAgcgggaaagggaaagggagagagacagagaccgCACTCCGACCACTAGTGAATACAACAA TGACGACGAACGATACCGCTACTACAGCCGAGAGCGCAGCTACGACTTTGAGCGTGACTACCGCCGGAGTCGAGATCGCAGCAGGGAGCGAGAGGATCGCCACCGAGAGCGCAGGCACAGAGACAAAGAGGAGAGCAGCAAGCATAAGTCTTCAAGACG CAAGCAACATGAGAGCGAGGAGGGGGAGAGTCATCGGCGTCACAAGCACAAAAAGAACAAGCGGagcaaagaggagaaggaggccaGTGAAGATGGCGcccaggagggagaggagcaggacgCCAAGGAGTAA